In a single window of the Streptacidiphilus sp. P02-A3a genome:
- a CDS encoding FtsX-like permease family protein: MSNGLARASVRFRPASFIGSFVALLFAAAIVTACGTLLQTGVTAHLAPVRYARTPVLVAADQNAQLPVKDGQSSDTSTLPLPETALVDDALIQRITAEPGVARAAADFGFPLLLAPSGAPTGAPTSTGADAAPPSLTGRPFSAAAATQPSGAAVLVAGTAPSGDEVALDAVGARALHLAVGDRITLTAPGSSPTGYTVSGLTTEGTGSTGSTGSTGSTALFADEVAGRLSGHPGRADAIAVQPRAGVGTAELARQVRQAVGPGPQVLTGDARAAIEQPLLGSAQETLTGLGGSFGGIATMTAVFVVMGTVALAAGQRGREFALLRALGATPRQIRRTIATEAMLLAPVAGAVGVLPGLALAHWWLGQLRSRGAVPQGLALSVGPIPILVAVGLGLLAALSAGYLAARRPSRMRPSQALGEAAVERARPGVVRTVLGALALAGGVTLAFVASGLSGDDAANTALGVVMCFLLAVALLGPLLARLAATLLGLPLRSGSAGPTGSLAADNTRANARRLASAITPIVMVTAFCGTLLFLQSTVTHVSAQQVRAGVVADQVLGSAGPGLPSGTAGQAARVPGVAEAVGVLRSTALYSSDGSLNTASMLGVSGDPAQLSRVLDLGVSSGSLAALGDGAPAVGGGAATVRTVALDAQLATNLGVKVGDQVPLWLGDGTQVRPTVVALYQRGLGLGQVLLPRAALAGHVTAAFDSQVLVGDAPGADRSTVAAALGRLGTPALTVTDAAGFGARTDQDQEVSNWANTVMAAVLGGFAAVASANTMVMTVLDRRREVGLLRLAGTTRRQVRGMLRWEALLVATTGLLLGAAIAWTTLVPVARGVTGAAPYIPIGTAAPLAVAVVGLALAATALPGRALLRVRPIEAGAGKQ; this comes from the coding sequence ATGAGCAACGGACTCGCCCGCGCCTCGGTGCGCTTCCGCCCCGCCTCGTTCATCGGCAGCTTCGTGGCCCTGCTCTTCGCCGCCGCGATCGTCACCGCCTGCGGCACCCTGCTACAGACCGGGGTGACCGCCCACCTCGCGCCGGTCCGCTACGCGCGGACCCCGGTGCTGGTGGCCGCCGACCAGAACGCCCAGCTCCCGGTCAAGGACGGCCAGAGCAGCGACACCTCCACCCTGCCGCTGCCGGAGACGGCCCTGGTGGACGACGCGCTGATCCAGCGCATCACCGCCGAACCGGGCGTCGCGCGCGCCGCGGCGGACTTCGGCTTCCCGCTCCTGCTCGCCCCGAGCGGCGCCCCGACCGGCGCCCCGACCAGTACCGGCGCCGACGCGGCGCCGCCGTCACTGACCGGTCGGCCGTTCTCGGCCGCCGCCGCGACCCAGCCCAGCGGCGCCGCGGTGCTGGTCGCGGGTACCGCCCCCAGCGGCGACGAGGTGGCGCTGGACGCCGTCGGCGCCCGGGCGCTGCACCTGGCGGTCGGCGACCGGATCACGCTGACCGCCCCCGGTTCGAGCCCCACCGGCTACACCGTCTCCGGCCTGACCACCGAGGGCACCGGCAGTACCGGCAGCACCGGCAGCACCGGCAGTACCGCCTTGTTCGCCGACGAGGTCGCGGGCCGACTCTCCGGCCACCCCGGCCGGGCCGACGCGATCGCCGTCCAGCCGCGCGCCGGGGTCGGCACCGCGGAGCTGGCCCGCCAGGTCCGCCAGGCCGTCGGGCCAGGCCCGCAGGTACTGACCGGGGACGCCCGGGCCGCCATCGAGCAGCCGCTGCTCGGCTCGGCCCAGGAGACGCTCACCGGACTCGGCGGCTCCTTCGGCGGGATCGCCACGATGACCGCGGTCTTCGTGGTGATGGGCACCGTCGCCCTCGCCGCCGGTCAGCGCGGACGCGAGTTCGCGCTGCTGCGGGCGCTCGGCGCCACCCCGCGGCAGATCCGGCGCACCATCGCCACCGAGGCGATGCTGCTGGCCCCGGTCGCCGGGGCGGTCGGGGTGCTGCCGGGACTGGCGCTGGCGCACTGGTGGCTCGGCCAACTCCGCTCGCGCGGCGCGGTACCGCAGGGGCTGGCGCTGTCCGTGGGGCCGATCCCGATACTCGTCGCGGTGGGCCTGGGGCTGCTGGCCGCGCTGAGCGCGGGCTACCTGGCGGCGCGCCGCCCGTCCCGGATGCGGCCCAGCCAGGCCCTGGGCGAAGCCGCGGTGGAGCGGGCCCGGCCCGGAGTGGTGCGCACCGTGCTCGGCGCGCTGGCCCTGGCCGGCGGGGTGACACTGGCCTTCGTCGCCTCGGGACTGTCCGGCGACGACGCCGCGAACACCGCCCTCGGTGTGGTGATGTGCTTCCTGCTGGCGGTGGCGCTGCTCGGCCCGCTGCTGGCCCGGTTGGCCGCGACCCTGCTCGGCCTGCCGCTGCGCAGCGGCAGCGCGGGCCCCACCGGTTCGCTGGCCGCCGACAACACCCGGGCGAACGCCCGCCGACTGGCCTCCGCGATCACCCCGATCGTCATGGTCACCGCGTTCTGCGGCACCCTGCTCTTCCTGCAGAGCACGGTCACCCACGTCTCCGCCCAGCAGGTGCGCGCCGGCGTGGTCGCCGACCAGGTGCTCGGCTCGGCCGGTCCGGGGCTGCCGTCCGGCACCGCCGGGCAGGCGGCCCGGGTGCCGGGCGTGGCGGAGGCGGTCGGAGTGCTCCGCAGCACCGCCCTGTACAGCTCGGACGGCTCGCTGAACACCGCGAGCATGCTGGGTGTCTCGGGCGACCCGGCGCAGCTGTCCCGGGTGCTCGACCTCGGGGTCAGCAGCGGCTCGCTGGCCGCGCTGGGCGACGGCGCCCCGGCGGTCGGCGGCGGCGCGGCCACGGTGCGCACGGTCGCGCTCGACGCCCAACTCGCCACCAACCTCGGGGTGAAGGTCGGCGACCAGGTCCCGCTCTGGCTCGGTGACGGCACCCAGGTACGTCCCACCGTGGTCGCCCTCTACCAGCGCGGCCTGGGGCTGGGACAGGTGCTGCTGCCCAGGGCGGCGCTGGCCGGTCACGTCACGGCGGCCTTCGACAGCCAGGTGCTGGTCGGCGACGCGCCGGGCGCCGACCGGAGCACGGTGGCGGCGGCGCTGGGCCGCCTCGGCACCCCCGCGCTGACCGTCACCGACGCGGCGGGCTTCGGCGCGCGGACCGACCAGGACCAGGAGGTCAGCAACTGGGCCAACACCGTGATGGCGGCGGTGCTCGGCGGCTTCGCGGCCGTCGCCTCGGCCAACACGATGGTGATGACCGTACTGGACCGGCGCCGGGAGGTGGGTCTGCTGCGGCTGGCCGGTACCACCCGCCGCCAGGTGCGCGGGATGCTCCGCTGGGAGGCGCTGCTGGTGGCCACCACCGGCCTGCTGCTGGGCGCAGCGATCGCCTGGACCACCCTGGTCCCGGTCGCGCGGGGGGTCACCGGCGCCGCGCCGTACATCCCGATCGGCACGGCGGCGCCGCTGGCCGTCGCCGTGGTCGGGCTCGCCCTGGCCGCCACCGCGCTGCCGGGCCGCGCGCTGCTGCGCGTCCGCCCGATCGAGGCCGGTGCGGGCAAGCAGTGA
- a CDS encoding ABC transporter substrate-binding protein, which translates to MTSGVLRVQLGEPSAIDPATAFEHDGTLVAGLLADPLVDCDPVTGRLAPAAASGWTVAADGLSVRFELRPGVRFHHGREVTAEDYRYALSRAVRPGTRSATASALAVLDGYQEVASGREQLLRGVGALGPYRLEVRLSRPFHEIAAVFSQRVTAPVPAELVEADPVGFARRPVSNGPYRVVEEWRPGRGPVLERFDGYHAANAAHPRGGAGLSPRIAFHLHTDLSDAYRAFLDGELDVTEVPPDLVDRAAVEAGAALHRTPNPMVTYLGFPTRVPPFDDPVVRRAVAMCVDRESIGRRRFGGARPVADRLVPPLSDPGPGPSRPRLRLAHDPRGARRLLAEQGIEPPPGGVTLLFNAGQGHDGWVADVARGISEGLGWQVSPRRLEWPAYLRELRYSEGLFRMNWAVGQLSFDHALYPLVHSTAVAEGNHPGYRSPRVDALLDTARATADASVRRGRYREAEQAALDELPLLPLWQGALHHLVAPDRVQPLGPPIDVLGVPALRQYRLLGTATGSRDRNRVAAGIGDPR; encoded by the coding sequence ATGACCTCCGGGGTGCTCCGGGTCCAGCTCGGTGAGCCCTCCGCGATCGACCCGGCCACCGCCTTCGAACACGACGGCACACTGGTCGCGGGGCTGCTGGCGGACCCGCTGGTGGACTGCGACCCGGTGACCGGACGGCTGGCCCCGGCAGCCGCGAGCGGCTGGACGGTCGCGGCGGACGGCCTGAGCGTCCGCTTCGAGCTGCGCCCCGGCGTCCGGTTCCACCACGGCCGCGAGGTCACCGCCGAGGACTACCGCTACGCGTTGTCCCGCGCCGTCCGGCCGGGAACGCGGTCGGCGACGGCGTCCGCCCTGGCGGTGCTGGACGGCTACCAGGAGGTGGCCTCCGGCCGCGAGCAACTGCTGCGCGGGGTGGGCGCGCTGGGCCCGTACCGGCTGGAGGTCCGGCTGAGTCGGCCGTTCCACGAGATCGCCGCCGTCTTCAGCCAGCGGGTCACCGCACCGGTCCCGGCCGAACTGGTCGAGGCGGATCCGGTGGGGTTCGCCCGGCGTCCGGTCAGCAACGGCCCGTACCGGGTGGTCGAGGAGTGGCGGCCCGGGCGCGGCCCGGTACTGGAACGCTTCGACGGCTACCACGCCGCCAACGCGGCTCATCCGCGCGGCGGGGCCGGGCTCAGCCCGCGGATCGCCTTCCATCTCCACACCGACCTGTCCGACGCCTACCGTGCTTTCCTGGACGGCGAGTTGGATGTGACCGAGGTTCCGCCCGACCTGGTCGACCGGGCGGCGGTGGAAGCGGGGGCGGCCCTGCACCGCACTCCCAACCCGATGGTCACCTACCTGGGCTTCCCGACCCGGGTCCCACCGTTCGACGATCCGGTGGTGCGGCGGGCGGTGGCGATGTGCGTCGACCGGGAGTCCATCGGCCGGCGCCGTTTCGGCGGCGCCCGGCCGGTGGCGGACCGGCTCGTCCCGCCGCTCTCGGACCCGGGTCCGGGCCCGTCCCGCCCCCGGCTGCGGCTCGCCCACGATCCGCGCGGGGCACGGCGGTTGCTGGCCGAGCAGGGCATCGAGCCGCCGCCGGGGGGCGTCACGCTGCTCTTCAACGCGGGCCAGGGACACGACGGCTGGGTCGCGGACGTGGCCCGCGGCATCAGCGAGGGGCTCGGCTGGCAGGTCTCGCCGCGCCGCCTGGAGTGGCCCGCCTACCTGCGCGAACTCCGTTACTCCGAAGGCCTGTTCCGGATGAACTGGGCGGTCGGCCAACTCTCCTTCGACCACGCGCTGTACCCGCTGGTGCACAGCACGGCGGTGGCGGAGGGCAACCACCCCGGCTACCGCAGCCCCCGGGTGGACGCACTGCTCGACACCGCCCGGGCCACCGCCGACGCGAGCGTCCGGCGCGGGCGCTACCGGGAGGCGGAGCAGGCCGCCCTGGACGAGCTGCCGCTGCTGCCGCTCTGGCAGGGCGCGCTGCACCACCTGGTCGCCCCCGACCGGGTCCAGCCGCTCGGCCCGCCGATCGACGTCCTGGGCGTGCCCGCGCTGCGCCAGTACCGCCTGCTCGGGACCGCCACCGGGAGCCGGGACCGGAACCGGGTCGCGGCCGGGATCGGGGACCCGCGATGA
- a CDS encoding VOC family protein, which yields MFENVVAVMAFADSPDEAAAWYGNLLGVPVHREVSESGAVFAWVEHAGVEIGFHPADDERNPRGGSPVVYWRVADVDKALAWLLEAGCTHHRGPLRVSPQRQIAQVIDPFGVVLGVDDGR from the coding sequence ATGTTCGAGAATGTCGTGGCGGTGATGGCGTTCGCCGATTCACCCGACGAGGCTGCGGCCTGGTACGGCAACCTGCTGGGGGTGCCGGTCCACCGCGAGGTGAGCGAGAGCGGGGCGGTCTTCGCGTGGGTGGAGCACGCCGGGGTCGAGATCGGGTTCCACCCGGCCGACGACGAGCGCAACCCTCGCGGCGGAAGTCCAGTGGTCTACTGGCGGGTCGCTGATGTGGACAAGGCCCTGGCCTGGTTGCTGGAGGCGGGATGCACGCACCACCGCGGCCCGCTGCGTGTGTCCCCCCAGCGTCAGATCGCGCAGGTCATCGACCCCTTCGGGGTCGTGCTGGGGGTTGATGACGGTCGCTGA
- a CDS encoding acetyl-CoA carboxylase biotin carboxylase subunit family protein: MTSQPESSHPAAGSEPSPLLLVVNRFDDEFGEYHRFVPGGTHRLAYLTTEDGLPPLDQDSAVETVVVPDLDFDTLLPAARRIAERHGPLAGIVGPSEFDLLTAARLRAALGVPGWSTEYVRRFRDKTLMKHWIHSAGVRAPRYLSLEAGVEAAELVDRLGLPLILKPVDGAASRGVVLVRTGPELAEALARIAAEGGTDYEAEEYVEGAVHHLDGIRSQGRFHFVTASAYVNTCLDFTRGVPLGSVLLDPGPLRTRLVGFAADALDALELWDGPFHLEVIVTAAGEPVFLEVGLRPGGAGVPFLHRDLFGIDLFAEAFRTSVGLPPLSPEQQPTGSGGGWLVFPEPTPPPQRLTARTSLLGVVPQVYAEALPEPGHVFDGEGGYDHAGGRFLFRGEDQLSVQRAVSAAISGYRLDLDATVTVRG; this comes from the coding sequence TTGACTAGCCAGCCCGAAAGCAGCCACCCCGCCGCCGGGTCCGAACCGAGCCCGCTGCTGCTCGTCGTCAACCGCTTCGACGACGAGTTCGGCGAGTACCACCGCTTCGTCCCCGGCGGCACCCACCGTCTGGCCTACCTGACCACCGAGGACGGACTGCCGCCGCTGGACCAGGACAGCGCGGTGGAGACCGTCGTGGTACCGGACCTCGACTTCGACACCCTGCTCCCGGCCGCCCGCCGGATCGCCGAGCGGCACGGGCCGCTCGCCGGGATCGTCGGCCCGTCGGAGTTCGACCTGCTCACCGCCGCCCGGCTGCGCGCGGCGCTGGGTGTCCCCGGCTGGAGCACCGAGTACGTGCGGCGGTTCCGGGACAAGACGCTGATGAAGCACTGGATCCACAGCGCCGGGGTCCGCGCCCCGCGCTACCTGTCGCTGGAGGCCGGGGTCGAGGCCGCCGAGCTGGTCGACCGGTTGGGCCTGCCGCTGATCCTCAAGCCGGTCGACGGCGCGGCCTCGCGCGGCGTGGTACTGGTCCGCACCGGGCCCGAGCTGGCCGAGGCGCTGGCCCGGATCGCCGCCGAAGGGGGCACCGACTACGAGGCCGAGGAGTACGTCGAGGGCGCGGTGCACCACCTGGACGGCATCCGCAGCCAGGGGCGGTTCCACTTCGTCACCGCCTCCGCGTACGTCAACACCTGCCTGGACTTCACCCGGGGCGTCCCGCTCGGCTCGGTCCTGCTCGACCCGGGACCGCTGCGCACCCGGCTGGTCGGCTTCGCCGCCGACGCGCTGGACGCGCTGGAGCTGTGGGACGGACCGTTCCACCTGGAGGTCATCGTCACCGCGGCCGGGGAGCCGGTGTTCCTGGAGGTCGGGCTGCGGCCCGGTGGCGCCGGGGTGCCGTTCCTGCACCGCGACCTGTTCGGCATCGACCTCTTCGCCGAGGCGTTCCGGACCAGCGTCGGCCTGCCGCCGCTCAGCCCGGAGCAGCAGCCGACCGGCAGTGGCGGCGGCTGGCTGGTCTTCCCCGAGCCGACGCCCCCGCCGCAGCGGCTGACCGCGCGCACCTCGCTGCTCGGCGTGGTGCCGCAGGTCTACGCCGAGGCGCTGCCGGAACCCGGGCACGTCTTCGACGGTGAGGGCGGCTACGACCACGCCGGTGGGCGGTTCCTGTTCCGGGGCGAGGACCAACTCTCGGTCCAGCGTGCGGTGTCGGCGGCGATCTCCGGCTACCGGCTGGACCTCGACGCGACCGTGACGGTCCGCGGATGA
- a CDS encoding ABC transporter ATP-binding protein — protein MGPRAKRPQAEQSQQQTEPAAVELRAVRRQYGRGQSAVHALRGIDLALPRGSFTAVMGPSGSGKSTFLQCAAGLDRPDSGEVLLGGQAITALSENRLTELRRSRIGFVFQSFNLLPSLTVQQNVLLPYRLAGRRQDRRRAKELLSQVGLGEYGGRRPGQLSGGQQQRVAIARALITEPEVVFADEPTGALDTRTAHEVLGLLRGAADNLGATIVMVTHDPVAASHADQVLFLADGALAGGLDRPDPQAVADRMVQLSSAATGPGPGYDAGPGPGYDAAGYAAAVAS, from the coding sequence ATGGGACCGCGTGCCAAGCGCCCGCAGGCCGAGCAGTCGCAGCAGCAAACCGAGCCCGCCGCGGTCGAGCTGCGGGCGGTGCGACGGCAGTACGGACGCGGCCAGAGCGCGGTGCACGCGCTGCGGGGCATTGACCTGGCACTGCCCCGGGGCAGTTTCACCGCCGTGATGGGACCCTCCGGATCCGGCAAGAGCACCTTCCTGCAGTGCGCGGCGGGCCTGGATCGGCCCGACTCGGGGGAGGTACTGCTGGGCGGTCAGGCGATCACCGCACTGAGCGAGAACCGGCTGACCGAACTGCGCCGCAGCCGCATCGGCTTCGTCTTCCAGTCCTTCAACCTGCTGCCCTCGCTGACCGTGCAGCAGAACGTCCTGCTGCCGTACCGGCTCGCGGGTCGGCGCCAGGACCGTCGGCGGGCCAAGGAACTGCTCAGCCAGGTCGGCCTCGGCGAGTACGGCGGTCGGCGCCCCGGCCAGCTCTCCGGCGGTCAGCAGCAGCGGGTGGCGATCGCGCGGGCGCTGATCACCGAGCCCGAGGTGGTCTTCGCCGACGAGCCGACCGGCGCCCTGGACACCCGCACCGCGCACGAGGTGCTGGGACTGCTGCGCGGCGCGGCGGACAACCTGGGCGCCACCATCGTCATGGTCACCCACGACCCGGTGGCCGCCTCGCACGCCGACCAGGTGCTCTTCCTGGCCGACGGCGCGCTGGCGGGCGGCCTGGACCGGCCCGACCCGCAGGCCGTCGCGGACCGGATGGTCCAGCTCAGCTCGGCGGCGACGGGCCCCGGCCCGGGCTACGACGCGGGCCCCGGCCCGGGCTACGACGCGGCGGGCTACGCGGCGGCGGTGGCCTCATGA
- a CDS encoding arylsulfotransferase family protein, producing MRTNTWTARTLAVAVTAASLGALPATGASAATSGSRPLPLPPVKVLTDRAGTGGGDIFISPFSESSAYASGVEILSQNGRKVVWSHAVPAGQEASDFRTQTYQGQPVLTWWQGSGLGGLSTGVDVVYNDHYQKIAEVKAGNGDSADGHEFLITPRNTALVISYTEATANLTAIGGRADQKVIDGIVQEIDIRTGKVLFQWNSADHVPYAQSEQPLPASSSTPWDWFHLNAVKLDSAGNLILDARNTWTAYEVSRSSGRVLWQLGGKDSSFKVKAAPGQKLNEAGEIFSWQHDPQPLGDGRYTFFDNESAGVANTGTGAVAELPYSRVVTVRLNARTHQATLVGSVDQPAKLSASSQGNAQTLDDGDVVVGWGSLPYFSEFSRSGKLLFNAEFPAGVNTYRAYRFDWK from the coding sequence ATGCGAACGAACACCTGGACCGCACGCACGCTCGCCGTCGCGGTCACCGCGGCGTCCCTGGGCGCGCTGCCCGCGACCGGCGCCTCGGCCGCGACGTCCGGCAGCCGACCACTGCCGCTGCCACCGGTGAAGGTCCTCACTGACCGGGCCGGGACCGGCGGCGGGGACATCTTCATCTCGCCGTTCTCGGAGTCGAGCGCGTACGCCAGTGGCGTGGAGATCCTGAGCCAGAACGGCAGGAAGGTCGTCTGGTCGCACGCGGTCCCGGCCGGGCAGGAGGCCTCGGACTTCCGCACCCAGACCTACCAGGGCCAGCCGGTGCTGACCTGGTGGCAGGGCAGCGGCCTCGGCGGCCTCTCCACCGGCGTCGACGTCGTCTACAACGACCACTACCAGAAGATAGCCGAGGTCAAGGCCGGGAACGGCGACTCCGCCGACGGCCACGAGTTCCTGATCACGCCGCGGAACACCGCACTGGTGATCTCCTACACCGAGGCGACCGCCAACCTGACCGCCATCGGCGGCCGCGCCGACCAGAAGGTCATCGACGGCATCGTCCAGGAGATCGACATCCGCACCGGCAAGGTGCTGTTCCAGTGGAACAGCGCGGACCACGTGCCGTACGCGCAGAGCGAGCAGCCGCTGCCCGCCTCGTCGAGCACCCCGTGGGACTGGTTCCACCTCAACGCGGTCAAGCTGGACTCCGCCGGGAACCTGATCCTCGACGCACGCAACACCTGGACCGCGTACGAGGTCTCCCGGAGCAGCGGCCGGGTCCTGTGGCAACTCGGGGGCAAGGACAGCTCGTTCAAGGTGAAGGCCGCCCCCGGCCAGAAGCTGAACGAGGCCGGGGAGATCTTCTCCTGGCAGCACGACCCGCAGCCGCTGGGCGACGGGCGGTACACCTTCTTCGACAACGAGTCAGCGGGGGTCGCGAACACCGGCACCGGAGCCGTCGCCGAACTGCCGTACAGCCGCGTGGTCACCGTGCGGCTGAACGCCAGGACGCACCAGGCGACGCTGGTTGGTTCGGTCGACCAGCCCGCGAAGCTCAGCGCCTCGTCGCAGGGCAACGCGCAGACGCTGGACGACGGCGATGTCGTGGTCGGCTGGGGATCGCTGCCCTACTTCTCCGAATTCAGCCGGTCCGGCAAGCTGCTGTTCAATGCCGAGTTCCCGGCCGGGGTGAACACCTACCGGGCCTACCGCTTCGACTGGAAGTAG
- a CDS encoding lipase family protein, with amino-acid sequence MRTLLASAATAALACALAVVPAAVGAATASATARPSTAAPAPGSVVPDQDSFYTAPADIASYQPGQVVGSRPVPDVAVAGVSVPLDAWQISYRTNDSGNQPELAVTTLVVPQTAWAGGGPRPAVSLQSPEDSLGTECAPSYLIATGGDAEEIGLSAELLLSNWAVAFPDFEGPKSVFMAGPQAAHAVLDGIRAVRNFDTDGIGAANPWALDGYSGGAEATGWAAQLQPSYAPDVPLVGAAIGGTPADPTAVAQYMDGGAFSGFEFAAAYGIATEFPQAGIKSLLNSRGQQDFATIGGECELTILGQFPFRELSQDTTVADPLGVPSVAAVLARDTLGATAPATPVYDYHADTDEIVPVGQDNTLVGNWCHAGGTVQEVRDLVGEHSEEAVARETSVQLFLDARFAGVPATSTC; translated from the coding sequence ATGCGCACCCTTCTCGCAAGCGCGGCCACCGCGGCCCTCGCCTGCGCACTCGCCGTGGTACCGGCGGCAGTCGGCGCCGCCACCGCCTCGGCCACCGCCCGGCCGAGCACCGCCGCCCCCGCGCCCGGCTCGGTCGTCCCCGACCAGGACTCCTTCTACACGGCCCCGGCCGACATCGCCTCCTACCAGCCCGGCCAGGTCGTCGGCAGCCGCCCGGTGCCGGACGTCGCGGTGGCCGGGGTGTCCGTGCCGCTCGACGCCTGGCAGATCTCCTACCGGACCAACGACTCCGGCAACCAGCCGGAGCTGGCGGTCACCACCCTGGTGGTGCCGCAGACCGCCTGGGCCGGTGGCGGCCCGCGTCCGGCGGTCTCGCTGCAGTCCCCGGAGGACAGCCTCGGCACCGAATGCGCCCCCTCCTACCTGATCGCCACCGGCGGCGACGCCGAGGAGATCGGACTCTCCGCCGAACTGCTGCTGTCCAACTGGGCGGTGGCCTTCCCCGACTTCGAGGGCCCCAAGTCGGTGTTCATGGCCGGACCGCAGGCCGCCCACGCGGTGCTGGACGGCATCCGCGCGGTCAGGAACTTCGACACCGACGGCATCGGCGCGGCCAACCCCTGGGCCCTGGACGGCTATTCCGGCGGCGCCGAGGCCACCGGCTGGGCCGCGCAACTCCAGCCCAGCTACGCCCCCGACGTCCCACTGGTCGGCGCGGCCATCGGCGGTACCCCGGCCGACCCGACCGCCGTGGCCCAGTACATGGACGGCGGTGCCTTCTCCGGCTTCGAGTTCGCCGCCGCCTACGGGATCGCCACCGAGTTCCCCCAGGCGGGCATCAAGTCGCTGCTCAACTCCCGTGGCCAGCAGGACTTCGCCACCATCGGCGGGGAGTGCGAACTGACCATCCTCGGCCAGTTCCCGTTCCGTGAACTGAGCCAGGACACCACCGTGGCCGACCCGTTGGGCGTCCCGTCGGTGGCCGCCGTGCTGGCGCGGGACACCCTCGGCGCGACCGCCCCGGCCACGCCGGTCTACGACTACCACGCCGACACCGACGAGATCGTCCCGGTCGGCCAGGACAACACGCTCGTGGGCAACTGGTGCCACGCGGGCGGGACCGTACAGGAGGTCCGGGACCTGGTCGGCGAGCACTCGGAGGAGGCGGTGGCCCGGGAGACCTCGGTGCAGCTGTTCCTCGACGCCCGCTTCGCCGGAGTCCCGGCGACCAGCACCTGCTGA
- a CDS encoding ATP-grasp domain-containing protein, with product MTTDLRDARAGRVLVVEPMSSGTALLGAAHDLGLETVVLSHDRDDRRLPDRLRKDIDTLVVLDTNDEPALLEAAVRLHRQRGFAGVLPGFEFYVPAAARVAARLGLPGLAAASVEEVRDKELMRRHVASAGLRTPRFAAVAAAAELPAAAAEVGFPCVLKPTDSAGSIHVSRVESLDQLKNAYQRLTHDQRLDLGRGLDGRVLLEEYLDGPEVSVEGYVAAGRVTVVAVTRKLLGPEPYFVELGHVVQAELEPAVRRAVEAYAAAVVAALHVTVGPFHCELRLPGGEPVLIELGARMGGDRIPDLVGIATGVPLAHLAVAAHTGLDPQEVPLGSPRAKYAGIHFFTAPGPGGYRAVHGLERLRARPEVLEAELHLPPGRAVPAAHDFRGRIGHVLYATDSYADALELRRTIDLGVTFD from the coding sequence ATGACCACGGACCTGCGCGACGCACGGGCCGGGCGGGTCCTGGTCGTCGAGCCGATGTCCTCCGGGACGGCGCTGCTCGGCGCCGCGCACGACCTGGGCCTGGAGACGGTGGTGCTGTCGCACGACCGCGACGACCGCCGCCTCCCGGACCGGCTCCGCAAGGACATCGACACCCTGGTGGTGCTCGACACCAACGACGAGCCCGCGCTGCTGGAGGCAGCCGTCCGGCTGCACCGGCAGCGCGGGTTCGCCGGGGTCCTGCCGGGGTTCGAGTTCTACGTGCCGGCGGCCGCCCGGGTCGCCGCCCGGCTCGGCCTGCCGGGGCTGGCGGCGGCGTCGGTCGAGGAAGTCCGCGACAAGGAACTGATGCGCCGTCATGTTGCCTCCGCCGGGCTGCGGACACCCCGGTTCGCGGCCGTCGCCGCCGCTGCCGAACTCCCGGCAGCGGCGGCCGAGGTGGGCTTCCCCTGCGTCCTGAAGCCGACCGACTCGGCGGGCAGCATCCACGTCAGCAGGGTCGAGAGTCTGGACCAACTCAAGAACGCCTACCAGCGGTTGACGCATGATCAGCGGCTGGACCTGGGGCGCGGACTGGACGGTCGGGTGCTCCTGGAGGAGTACCTGGACGGCCCGGAGGTCTCGGTCGAGGGCTATGTGGCCGCCGGTCGGGTCACCGTGGTCGCCGTCACCCGCAAACTCCTGGGCCCGGAACCGTACTTCGTCGAGCTCGGGCATGTGGTCCAGGCCGAGCTGGAGCCCGCGGTGCGCCGCGCGGTCGAGGCCTACGCGGCTGCGGTGGTGGCCGCGCTGCACGTCACGGTCGGCCCCTTCCACTGCGAGTTGCGGCTGCCCGGCGGCGAGCCGGTCCTGATCGAACTGGGCGCCCGGATGGGCGGCGACCGGATCCCCGACCTGGTCGGGATCGCCACCGGGGTACCGCTGGCGCACCTGGCGGTGGCCGCGCACACCGGCCTCGACCCGCAGGAGGTCCCGCTGGGATCGCCCCGGGCCAAGTACGCCGGCATCCACTTCTTCACCGCGCCGGGCCCGGGCGGGTACCGGGCCGTCCACGGGCTGGAGCGGCTGCGCGCGCGGCCCGAGGTCCTGGAGGCCGAACTGCACCTGCCCCCCGGCCGCGCGGTCCCGGCCGCGCACGACTTCCGCGGCCGGATCGGCCACGTCCTGTACGCCACCGACTCCTACGCCGACGCCCTGGAGCTGCGGCGGACGATCGATCTTGGAGTGACCTTTGACTAG